The nucleotide window GCTGCATCATCCCTCTTTGTTGACGAAAGGCAATAATGCTAAAAGGCGAGCGCGTTTAATCGAGCGGGTCAATGCCCGTTGTTGTTGAGACGTTAGACCTGTAATCCGACGTGGCAGAATTTTACCGCGTTCGGTAATGAATTTGCGGAGTAATTCCACATCCTTGTAGT belongs to Coleofasciculus chthonoplastes PCC 7420 and includes:
- the rpsR gene encoding 30S ribosomal protein S18; this translates as MTYFRKRLSPIKPGEPIDYKDVELLRKFITERGKILPRRITGLTSQQQRALTRSIKRARLLALLPFVNKEG